In the genome of Candidatus Cloacimonadaceae bacterium, the window TGTGGAAAAGGCATAGAAGGTGAGATATTGCAGACCCAGCTCCACAGCAAGCTCCACTACCTGTCGCGTGGATTTGGCTCCCGCGCGATGACCATAGATGCGGGGACGGTTGCGCAGTTTTGCCCAGCGCCCGTTGCCGTCCATGATGATGCCAATGTGCTTGGGGAGTTTGTCTTTGTCGATTTGTGGCAGCAGTTCTTGATAGTTGTTCATCAGCCTTACACCCTACATCTTCTTGTGTGCCAGATATTTTAGCCAGGCATAGATGAATCCGTCAAGATCACCGTCCATGACCTTGTCCACCTGTCCAATCTCAAAATTGGTGCGGTGGTCTTTGACCATTTGGTAAGGCTGGAAGACATAGGAGCGGATCTGATTGCCCCAACCGATCTCAGTCTTGGTGGCTTCGAGGGTCTTCTTTTCTTTGTCACGTTGATCTTCAAAGTGTTGATAGAGGCGGGATTTGAGGATCGCCATCGCCTTCTCGCGGTTCTGGTTTTGAGAGCGCTCGTTTTGACAACTGACCACGATGTTTGTCGGCAGATGAGTGATGCGCACTGCGGAATCGGTCGTATTGACATGTTGTCCGCCCGCTCCGCTGGCACGGTAGGTATCGATCTTGAGATCCTTGGTATCGATCTCGACTTCGATGTCATCCTCAAACTCCGGATAGACAAAGACGGAGGCAAAAGAAGTCTGTCTTTTACCCTGTGAATTGAAGGGAGAGATGCGTACCAGGCGGTGAACTCCGATCTCCGCTTTGAGCATACCATAGGCAAAATTGCCCTTCACCTCGATGGTCACGCTTTTCAAGCCCGCTTCTTCGCCGTCAAGAGAATCGATCACGGTGAAACTGTATTTATTCTTTTCCGCCCAGCGCGAATACATGCGATAGAGCATTTCCGTCCAGTCCTGAGCTTCGGTTCCGCCGGCTCCGGCATGGATGGTGAACAGGGCGTCGTTGTGGTCATATTTAT includes:
- the prfB gene encoding peptide chain release factor 2, translated to MNEPGFWNDQNQAKKLTKQQSQIREEIEHIKQLETLKEELETYILLLEEDFSEHLLTEAVKELEKQKLFIEKAEIECYLNDKYDHNDALFTIHAGAGGTEAQDWTEMLYRMYSRWAEKNKYSFTVIDSLDGEEAGLKSVTIEVKGNFAYGMLKAEIGVHRLVRISPFNSQGKRQTSFASVFVYPEFEDDIEVEIDTKDLKIDTYRASGAGGQHVNTTDSAVRITHLPTNIVVSCQNERSQNQNREKAMAILKSRLYQHFEDQRDKEKKTLEATKTEIGWGNQIRSYVFQPYQMVKDHRTNFEIGQVDKVMDGDLDGFIYAWLKYLAHKKM